A genomic window from Populus alba chromosome 19, ASM523922v2, whole genome shotgun sequence includes:
- the LOC118040075 gene encoding probable carboxylesterase 18 has product MAETPRTLRLSLKTRLLLAAHSFGIRAASRSDHTVNRSVLNIFDPKAAASAKPINGVSSFDDTIDPTRNLWFRLYAPTSTTTTDALPVIIFFHGGGFAFMAANSKSFDLLCRRLAREINAVVISINYRLAPEYKYPCQYEDGFDALNYIDDMTFENFPANLDLGRCFIAGDSAGGNVAHHVVLKACEHTFSNIKIKGLIAMQPFFGGEERTESEIKLVGVPLISLEGTDWMWKAFLPEGSDRNHSVVNVFGPNAVDISGVKFPATLLFVGGFDPLQDWQKRYHEGLKESGKEVHLVEYPNAFRGFYCLPESPEFSLLIGEVKSFVQKQSSLT; this is encoded by the coding sequence ATGGCAGAAACACCAAGAACTCTTCGCCTCTCATTGAAGACCAGGCTCCTCCTCGCCGCCCACTCCTTTGGGATTCGCGCCGCCAGCCGTTCCGACCACACCGTAAACCGCAGCGTATTGAACATCTTCGACCCCAAGGCCGCTGCTTCCGCCAAACCAATCAATGGGGTCTCCTCTTTCGACGACACTATTGACCCTACCCGCAACCTGTGGTTCCGCCTCTACGCCCCCACATCCACCACCACTACCGATGCTCTGCCTGTGATCATATTCTTTCATGGTGGGGGCTTCGCATTCATGGCGGCTAACTCAAAATCTTTTGATCTACTCTGCCGGCGACTTGCCCGTGAAATTAATGCAGTTGTTATCTCTATAAACTATCGGCTTGCTCCTGAGTACAAGTACCCATGCCAGTACGAAGATGGCTTTGATGCATTGAATTACATCGATGACATGACCTTCGAGAATTTCCCAGCAAATTTGGATCTTGGAAGGTGTTTTATTGCCGGTGATAGTGCAGGAGGTAACGTGGCTCATCATGTCGTGCTCAAAGCTTGTGAACACACATTTTCTAACATAAAGATCAAGGGACTCATAGCAATGCAGCCATTTTTCGGAGGGGAAGAAAGAACAGAATCAGAAATCAAGCTTGTTGGGGTTCCTTTAATATCACTGGAAGGTACAGACTGGATGTGGAAGGCGTTTCTGCCTGAGGGATCGGACCGAAACCACTCGGTGGTTAATGTTTTCGGACCAAATGCGGTGGATATTTCAGGCGTGAAGTTCCCTGCGACGTTACTCTTTGTCGGAGGGTTTGATCCCTTGCAAGATTGGCAGAAGAGGTACCATGAGGGGCTGAAGGAATCTGGGAAAGAAGTACATTTGGTAGAGTATCCAAATGCTTTTCGTGGGTTTTATTGCCTGCCTGAATCGcctgaattttctttgttgatcgGTGAGGTGAAGAGTTTTGTGCAAAAGCAGTCATCTCTTACATAG